From a region of the Zingiber officinale cultivar Zhangliang chromosome 4B, Zo_v1.1, whole genome shotgun sequence genome:
- the LOC121977156 gene encoding multiple myeloma tumor-associated protein 2 homolog yields MYNPSRGGVRGGRDQFKWDDVKVDKHRENYLGHSINAPVGRWQKGKDLFWYTRDKQSPSSEMDSIREEIKRIKEDEEQAMREVLGLAPKRASRPQGNRLDKHEYTELVKRGSTADDLGAQHAEAIMVQGLGLYKAPRNQPESSTLQRTFNESDEDQSMDTCRKRRRREERDERRHRSSNDEPRHEEGKDREGNHRKHHEKKRSNDSDDKRIHQSRHKGKSRHDSD; encoded by the exons ATGTATAATCCTTCGAGAGGAGGTGTTCGAGGCGGTCGAGATC aattcaaatgGGATGATGTGAAGGTTGATAAACATCGAGAGAATTATCTTGGTCATAGCATTAATGCTCCTGTTGGCCGATGGCAAAAAG GGAAAGATCTGTTCTGGTATACTCGAGACAAGCAATCTCCCAGCTCAGAGATGGATTCCATTAGAGAGGAAATCAAAAGGatcaaagaagatgaagaacaggCTATGCGAGAAGTGCTTGGCTTGGCTCCTAAGCGCGCCAGTCGGCCTCAAGGCAATCGGCTGGATAAACATGAATACACAGAGCTTGTAAAGAGAGGGTCTACCGCTGACGACCTGGGTGCTCAGCATGCCGAAGCAATTATGGTTCAAGGGCTTGGCTTGTACAA GGCACCTCGCAATCAACCGGAGTCTAGCACTCTTCAACGAACCTTTAACGAAAGCGACGAAGATCAGTCGATGGACACATGCAGAAAAAGGAGGCGGCGGGAAGAAAGGGATGAGAGGAGACACCGCAGTAGTAATGATGAACCAAGACACGAAGAGGGAAAGGACAGAGAAGGTAATCATCGAAAGCATCACGAGAAGAAACGGTCTAATGATTCGGATGACAAGCGAATACACCAGAGCAGGCATAAAGGCAAGAGCAGGCATGATTCTGATTGA